Proteins from one Streptomyces genisteinicus genomic window:
- a CDS encoding XRE family transcriptional regulator, with the protein MGRSPGERIRTLRLLMGLTQGELAQAAGVSQPLVSQMQRGTRAVTADVLTRVAEATGTPMSFFEIDPVDLPADTLAFRKKAGTSPREVERVEATVREAYRVAARLMAETRVRRTPLPRAEGELSADDIEEFAARTRDALGLARDGVVGHVIRACEGAGIPVVPLVLVDAQGSGEEIVVGHSGVSCWRGIRDPLLVSYFSAGSGDRQRFTTAHELGHLVLHPARRGLVDALGAEAEAHRFAGAFLLPGPRAAEAFEGPLTLKDFAALKKRWGMSIQALINRAHDLGHVDAARRESLYKQLSARGWRTVEPVTVHPEQPSLMRAMLIRRYGEQPSLLPAAEDLALHPVLLRSLVPDVEPGAGPRRESAPVISLGERRVGRENRLRAL; encoded by the coding sequence GTGGGGCGTAGTCCTGGGGAGCGCATCCGTACGCTCAGACTCCTGATGGGGCTCACCCAGGGCGAACTGGCCCAGGCGGCGGGTGTTTCGCAGCCCCTCGTCTCGCAGATGCAGCGGGGAACCCGGGCGGTCACCGCTGACGTGCTCACGCGTGTCGCCGAGGCGACCGGCACGCCCATGTCCTTCTTCGAGATCGACCCGGTGGATCTGCCGGCCGACACGCTGGCCTTCCGCAAGAAGGCCGGCACCTCGCCTCGCGAGGTGGAACGGGTCGAGGCCACCGTGCGGGAGGCGTACCGCGTCGCCGCCCGTCTGATGGCCGAGACCCGGGTGCGGCGCACTCCGTTGCCCCGTGCCGAGGGCGAGTTGAGCGCGGACGACATCGAGGAGTTCGCCGCGCGTACCCGTGACGCGCTGGGCCTGGCCCGTGACGGCGTCGTCGGGCACGTGATCCGTGCCTGCGAGGGGGCGGGCATTCCCGTGGTGCCGTTGGTGCTGGTCGACGCCCAGGGCAGCGGCGAGGAGATCGTCGTGGGGCATTCCGGTGTCTCCTGCTGGCGAGGCATCCGTGACCCGCTGCTGGTCAGCTACTTCTCGGCCGGCAGCGGTGACCGTCAGCGCTTCACCACCGCTCATGAACTCGGCCACCTCGTCCTCCATCCCGCTCGCCGGGGGCTTGTCGACGCCCTCGGCGCGGAGGCCGAGGCGCACCGATTCGCAGGAGCGTTCCTCCTGCCGGGTCCGCGGGCGGCCGAAGCCTTCGAGGGGCCGTTGACGCTGAAGGACTTCGCCGCACTGAAGAAACGGTGGGGCATGTCGATCCAGGCGCTGATCAACCGTGCCCACGACCTCGGACACGTGGACGCGGCTCGCCGTGAAAGCCTGTACAAGCAACTGTCCGCGCGGGGTTGGCGAACGGTGGAGCCGGTGACCGTGCACCCGGAACAGCCCTCGCTCATGCGGGCGATGCTGATCCGCCGGTACGGCGAGCAGCCCTCGCTCCTCCCGGCCGCCGAGGACCTTGCCCTGCACCCCGTGCTCCTGAGGTCGCTCGTGCCGGACGTCGAACCCGGCGCAGGGCCGCGCCGCGAGAGCGCACCCGTCATCAGTCTCGGTGAGCGCCGGGTCGGCCGGGAGAACCGGCTGCGGGCCCTCTGA